A part of Candidatus Palauibacter australiensis genomic DNA contains:
- a CDS encoding HNH endonuclease, which yields MTIIPVRRAVRLLIDRKADALEVDSARPIRSERVRMDTPVVIRLVRFIQIPRRFRRQVTNTFLFARDAYRCQYCGRHRRELGYRESLTRDHVTPISRGGDNGWSNVVTACSKCNLKKADRLLEECGFSLPAEPREPNHVELIWAVRTVTPVQARYIGMFYGEDVLRALAPGPAAG from the coding sequence TTGACGATCATTCCGGTCCGGCGCGCCGTTCGCCTGCTCATCGACCGGAAGGCCGACGCCCTGGAGGTGGATTCCGCACGTCCCATCCGCTCCGAGCGTGTGCGGATGGATACCCCCGTCGTCATCCGTCTTGTTCGGTTCATCCAGATCCCCCGCCGTTTCCGCCGCCAGGTCACGAACACCTTCCTGTTCGCGCGCGACGCCTATCGCTGTCAGTACTGCGGCCGTCACAGGCGGGAACTGGGGTATCGCGAATCGCTGACTCGCGATCACGTGACTCCGATCTCGCGTGGCGGAGACAACGGATGGTCGAACGTGGTCACGGCCTGCAGCAAGTGCAACCTGAAGAAGGCGGACCGTCTGCTGGAAGAATGCGGGTTCTCGCTCCCGGCGGAACCCCGCGAACCCAACCACGTCGAGTTGATCTGGGCCGTCCGCACGGTCACGCCAGTGCAGGCCAGGTACATCGGCATGTTCTACGGCGAGGACGTGCTGCGGGCGCTGGCCCCCGGACCTGCGGCCGGTTAG
- a CDS encoding dipeptide epimerase yields the protein MRISWEPFHVETAYPFGISRGVKTGDDLVWVRLEHEGIEGWGEADPSGYYGETVGTVEAALKKLAPRIEEVEDPFRLENIERDLASLLGRNGSARCAISSALHDWVGKRAGLPLWKLWGLDPADAPLSSFTIGIDAPEVMARKTREAAAWPILKIKLGSDDDEARLSAVRGAAPDKILRVDANAAWTSAEAIEGIAMCAEYGVEFVEQPLPPTENDELAFVRSRAVLPIVVDESSIVASDIPRLDGLVDGINIKLAKCGGPREALRMIHTARACGLSVMLGCMLETSLGIAPAAHLASLVDYADLDGAALLRTDPFTGPHLEQGRIVLPDAPGLGVERAATGAPA from the coding sequence ATGAGAATCTCGTGGGAGCCGTTCCACGTCGAGACGGCGTACCCCTTCGGCATCAGCCGCGGCGTGAAGACGGGCGACGACCTGGTGTGGGTGCGGCTGGAGCACGAGGGGATCGAGGGCTGGGGCGAGGCGGATCCGTCCGGATACTACGGGGAGACGGTGGGCACGGTGGAGGCCGCGCTGAAGAAGCTGGCCCCCCGCATCGAGGAGGTGGAAGACCCGTTCCGGCTCGAGAACATCGAGCGGGACCTCGCGAGCCTCCTCGGCCGCAACGGGTCGGCCCGCTGCGCCATCTCGTCGGCGCTCCACGACTGGGTCGGAAAACGGGCCGGGCTTCCGCTCTGGAAGCTCTGGGGTCTGGATCCGGCCGACGCGCCACTCAGTTCGTTCACGATCGGCATCGACGCTCCGGAAGTCATGGCGCGGAAGACGCGCGAGGCCGCAGCGTGGCCCATCCTCAAGATCAAGCTCGGGAGCGACGACGACGAAGCGCGGCTGAGCGCCGTCCGCGGCGCGGCGCCGGACAAGATCCTGCGCGTGGACGCGAATGCAGCCTGGACGTCCGCCGAGGCCATCGAGGGGATCGCGATGTGCGCCGAGTACGGGGTGGAGTTCGTGGAGCAGCCGCTCCCGCCGACGGAGAACGATGAGCTGGCCTTCGTCCGCTCGCGCGCGGTTCTCCCCATCGTCGTGGACGAGTCGAGCATCGTGGCGAGCGACATCCCGCGACTCGACGGCCTCGTCGACGGCATCAACATCAAGCTCGCCAAGTGCGGCGGTCCGAGAGAGGCGCTCCGCATGATCCACACCGCGCGCGCCTGCGGCCTCTCGGTCATGCTCGGCTGCATGCTCGAGACGAGCCTCGGGATCGCGCCCGCGGCGCACCTGGCCTCGCTCGTGGACTACGCGGACCTGGATGGCGCCGCGCTCCTCCGTACGGATCCGTTCACGGGCCCGCATCTCGAGCAGGGTCGCATCGTCCTGCCGGACGCTCCGGGGCTCGGCGTCGAGCGCGCAGCCACGGGGGCGCCCGCCTGA
- a CDS encoding M24 family metallopeptidase produces MPDLDATFLETASSELERQKIDAWLLYDFRALNPLAAHLVGLPEGQKRRYFVLIEPGRTPHALVQKIEVSGWEGWPHALTSYVGWDEMETALRGMLRGMDTVAMEVSPRDSIPYVDHVPAGVVELVEALGPRVVSSVELISGTAAQWGAHGHALHHAAAEILARTARTAFELAARAAGLTPEADPGTAAAFDTSGEPIPVTEHDLAEWIRARLRAEGLAETDTIVAVGPNAAKPHYEPPAEGSSALAAGQVFMVDLWGRVAGEPDAVFADQTWMGFLGPEPPAEVTAGWDAVVEARDAAVEVIRQDPGATGADADRAAREALIARGYEDAIFHRTGHGIDRELHGVGPTLDSIEMRDDRRLVAGVGFSVEPGVYLEGRFGHRTEIDVYMREDGPEVTPSRIQYSLWRTVDA; encoded by the coding sequence TTGCCCGACCTCGATGCCACCTTTCTGGAGACCGCTTCCAGCGAGCTCGAACGACAGAAAATCGACGCCTGGCTGCTGTACGACTTCCGGGCCCTCAATCCGCTGGCGGCCCACCTCGTCGGCCTGCCCGAGGGCCAGAAGCGCCGGTACTTCGTCCTCATCGAGCCGGGGCGGACGCCGCACGCGCTCGTCCAGAAGATCGAGGTGTCCGGATGGGAGGGGTGGCCGCACGCGCTCACGAGCTACGTCGGCTGGGATGAAATGGAGACGGCGCTACGCGGGATGCTGCGGGGCATGGATACGGTCGCGATGGAGGTGAGCCCTCGGGACTCGATCCCGTACGTGGACCACGTCCCCGCCGGCGTTGTGGAACTCGTGGAGGCGCTCGGACCCCGGGTCGTCAGTTCGGTGGAGCTGATCTCCGGGACAGCGGCCCAGTGGGGCGCGCACGGGCACGCGCTGCACCACGCGGCAGCCGAGATCCTGGCGCGGACGGCGCGGACGGCGTTCGAACTGGCGGCGCGCGCGGCGGGGCTGACGCCCGAGGCGGATCCCGGGACGGCGGCCGCGTTCGACACGTCCGGCGAGCCGATCCCCGTCACGGAGCACGACCTGGCCGAATGGATCCGGGCGCGGCTGCGCGCCGAGGGCCTGGCGGAGACGGACACGATCGTCGCGGTGGGCCCCAACGCCGCCAAGCCGCACTACGAACCTCCGGCCGAAGGATCGTCGGCTCTCGCAGCGGGCCAGGTGTTCATGGTCGACCTGTGGGGGCGCGTGGCGGGGGAACCCGACGCGGTCTTCGCCGACCAGACCTGGATGGGCTTCCTCGGCCCGGAGCCGCCGGCCGAGGTGACCGCCGGCTGGGACGCGGTCGTCGAGGCCCGCGACGCGGCGGTCGAAGTCATCCGGCAGGACCCGGGCGCCACCGGTGCGGACGCGGATCGGGCGGCCCGGGAGGCGCTGATCGCGCGCGGCTACGAGGACGCGATCTTCCATCGCACGGGGCACGGGATCGACCGCGAACTCCACGGTGTCGGACCCACTCTGGACAGCATCGAGATGCGGGACGACCGGCGACTCGTGGCGGGCGTCGGCTTCTCCGTCGAGCCCGGCGTCTACCTGGAGGGGCGCTTCGGGCACCGGACGGAAATCGATGTCTACATGCGCGAGGATGGACCGGAAGTGACTCCGTCCCGCATCCAGTACAGTCTCTGGCGGACGGTCGACGCATGA
- a CDS encoding histone deacetylase, with protein sequence MFQHPDCSRHDTGWGHPEHQGRLRALMSALERALPDLHQDVLPVMPPPADVAALERAHTPGHVERVRAVCDRSIESGGIVRIDPDTPVSPGSWDAAVAASGCGVAAVDAVLDGMCRAAFCAVRPPGHHATPDRAMGFCLFNHIAVAARHALARPEVERVLIVDWDVHHGNGTQDIFYDDPSVFFLSMHQHPLFPGTGSAAERGRGAGAGTTLNLPMHEGLPPERYVETLLDGVDRALARFEPDLTLISAGFDAGAEDPLGGFTLTPAHFDTLTHEILGRTRATARNRVVSFLEGGYNPDELGRNVVSHLTALRDATG encoded by the coding sequence CTGTTTCAGCATCCCGACTGCAGCCGGCACGACACGGGCTGGGGTCACCCGGAGCACCAGGGACGGCTCCGTGCCCTCATGAGCGCGCTCGAGCGGGCGCTGCCCGATCTTCACCAGGATGTCCTCCCCGTCATGCCGCCTCCGGCGGACGTCGCCGCACTGGAACGGGCCCACACGCCGGGACATGTGGAACGGGTGCGGGCGGTCTGCGACCGGTCCATCGAGAGCGGAGGGATCGTGCGCATCGATCCCGATACGCCGGTCTCGCCGGGAAGCTGGGACGCCGCCGTCGCGGCGTCCGGGTGCGGAGTCGCGGCGGTGGACGCGGTCCTCGACGGCATGTGCCGCGCCGCCTTCTGCGCTGTGCGCCCGCCGGGGCATCACGCGACGCCCGACCGGGCCATGGGCTTCTGCCTCTTCAACCACATCGCCGTAGCCGCGCGGCACGCCTTGGCGCGGCCGGAAGTTGAACGGGTGCTGATCGTGGACTGGGACGTGCACCACGGGAACGGGACCCAGGACATCTTCTACGACGACCCCTCCGTCTTCTTCCTCTCGATGCACCAGCACCCCCTCTTCCCCGGCACCGGGTCCGCCGCCGAACGGGGACGGGGGGCGGGAGCAGGGACGACGCTGAACCTGCCCATGCACGAGGGTCTTCCGCCCGAGCGCTACGTGGAGACCCTGCTCGACGGCGTCGATCGGGCACTGGCCCGCTTCGAGCCCGACCTCACGCTCATCTCCGCCGGGTTCGACGCGGGGGCGGAGGATCCGCTGGGAGGTTTCACCCTCACCCCGGCGCACTTCGACACCCTCACGCACGAGATCCTGGGACGGACGCGGGCCACAGCCCGAAACCGCGTGGTCTCCTTCCTCGAGGGCGGTTACAATCCCGACGAACTGGGACGCAACGTCGTCTCGCACCTGACGGCCCTGCGCGACGCGACGGGCTGA
- the priA gene encoding primosomal protein N', producing MCEVAVARTFLGTLAYSIPASLVGAVEPGVRVRVPLGGGTAVGVVDRLGLRTDRGRKPRLRELRGILDEAPVIDAPLLDLCRWISDYYVAPLGVVLRAALPPGALGSRAGGGSPARPRTERVLRLVRELRTLSERDRAFGRAKRQRELYETLESVGGQAGVGHLVKQLGFSRGVLNGLVERRLAEFVEREVERDPFAGPVEAEARFKLTPDQARVVSDLERLDAPGRVTLLRGVTGSGKTAVYLEVLERQLALGRSGIVLVPEIALTPQTVQRFRARFGDEVTVLHSGLSDGERFDAWRSLREGRRRIAIGPRSAVFAPVRNLGAIIVDEEHESSYKQSDVPRYHARSVAIVRARLEGALCVLGSATPALESWENARTGRYRLLELEERVTGHGLPSVELVDLRADAGGGPEREAEDPAPGGGPRVFSKRLREAIAARLERGEQTILFLNRRGYASFAECAACGHVWSCDACSVTLTYHRRRRQLVCHHCGATSPPPSGCGECGGPAPRYAGIGTEQVERRVGELFPEAGIARMDLDTTGSKWAHVEILEAFRRRDVDILLGTQMIAKGLDFPQVTLVGVINADVGLHLPDFRASERTFQLLEQVAGRAGRGEEPGEVLVQTSRPRHYALAAAAEHDYVGFAERELGDREEPGYPPHRRLANLVISGKSESRVIDVAEELSEWTRRLIRDRRLAGVEVIGPAPCPIDRLRERWRWHFLIKADRAATLGGVLRFLGEQRGQPGSGLRLEIDRDPEALL from the coding sequence GTGTGCGAGGTAGCGGTCGCGCGAACGTTCCTCGGTACGCTCGCGTACTCGATCCCCGCCTCGCTCGTCGGCGCCGTGGAGCCGGGCGTGCGGGTGCGCGTGCCGCTCGGCGGCGGCACGGCGGTCGGGGTCGTGGACCGTCTCGGACTGCGGACGGATCGGGGGCGCAAACCCCGGTTGCGGGAGCTGCGGGGCATCCTCGACGAAGCGCCGGTGATCGATGCGCCCCTCCTCGATCTCTGCCGTTGGATCTCGGACTACTACGTGGCGCCGCTCGGCGTCGTGCTGAGGGCGGCCCTCCCCCCCGGTGCGCTCGGCTCCCGGGCTGGCGGCGGGAGCCCCGCGCGGCCGCGCACCGAGCGCGTGCTCCGGCTGGTGCGCGAACTACGAACGCTGAGCGAACGCGACCGCGCCTTCGGGCGGGCGAAGCGACAGCGCGAGCTGTACGAGACGCTTGAGTCGGTCGGTGGGCAGGCCGGCGTCGGTCACCTGGTGAAGCAACTCGGCTTCAGCCGCGGTGTGCTCAACGGGCTCGTGGAGCGGCGGCTCGCGGAGTTCGTGGAGCGCGAGGTGGAGCGGGACCCGTTCGCCGGCCCGGTGGAGGCGGAGGCCCGGTTCAAACTGACTCCGGACCAGGCTCGGGTGGTGAGCGACCTTGAGCGTCTCGACGCGCCGGGGCGCGTCACGCTCCTGCGCGGCGTGACGGGCTCGGGCAAGACCGCGGTCTACCTCGAGGTCCTGGAGCGCCAACTCGCGCTGGGCCGCTCCGGCATCGTCCTCGTGCCGGAGATCGCGCTCACGCCCCAGACCGTGCAGCGGTTCCGGGCCCGCTTCGGTGATGAGGTCACCGTGCTGCATTCCGGGCTCTCGGACGGGGAGCGCTTCGACGCCTGGCGCAGCCTGCGCGAGGGAAGGAGGCGGATCGCGATCGGCCCGCGCTCGGCGGTGTTCGCGCCGGTCCGGAATCTGGGCGCGATCATCGTCGACGAGGAACACGAGAGCAGCTACAAGCAGTCCGACGTGCCGCGCTACCATGCCCGTTCGGTTGCGATCGTGCGCGCGCGGCTGGAAGGGGCTCTGTGCGTGCTCGGGTCCGCGACGCCGGCCCTCGAGAGCTGGGAGAATGCGCGGACCGGGCGCTACCGCCTGCTCGAACTCGAGGAACGGGTGACGGGCCACGGGCTCCCTTCCGTGGAACTCGTCGACCTGCGCGCCGACGCCGGCGGGGGCCCGGAACGGGAGGCGGAGGACCCCGCTCCGGGCGGCGGACCGCGGGTCTTCTCCAAACGGTTGCGGGAGGCGATCGCCGCGCGTCTCGAACGGGGCGAGCAGACGATCCTCTTTCTCAACCGCCGCGGATACGCCTCCTTCGCGGAGTGCGCGGCCTGCGGTCACGTGTGGAGTTGCGACGCCTGCTCCGTGACCCTCACGTATCATCGCCGGCGCAGGCAACTCGTGTGTCATCACTGCGGCGCCACGAGCCCGCCGCCGTCCGGGTGCGGCGAGTGCGGCGGCCCCGCGCCGCGCTACGCCGGGATCGGCACCGAACAGGTCGAACGCCGCGTGGGCGAGCTTTTTCCCGAAGCCGGCATCGCCCGCATGGACCTCGACACCACGGGCTCCAAGTGGGCGCACGTCGAGATTCTGGAGGCGTTCCGGAGGCGGGACGTCGACATCCTGCTCGGCACGCAGATGATCGCCAAGGGCCTCGATTTCCCGCAGGTCACACTCGTGGGCGTGATCAACGCGGATGTCGGTCTCCATCTCCCGGACTTCCGCGCCAGCGAACGCACCTTCCAACTCCTGGAGCAGGTCGCCGGGCGGGCGGGGCGGGGCGAGGAACCGGGGGAGGTGCTCGTCCAGACGTCGCGTCCGCGGCACTACGCGCTCGCCGCGGCGGCGGAACACGACTACGTCGGCTTCGCGGAACGCGAACTCGGGGACCGCGAGGAACCCGGCTATCCGCCGCACCGCCGGCTCGCGAACCTCGTCATCTCCGGGAAGAGCGAGTCCCGGGTGATCGACGTCGCGGAGGAACTGTCCGAGTGGACGCGGCGGCTGATTCGGGATCGCCGGCTCGCGGGGGTCGAGGTCATCGGACCGGCCCCCTGCCCGATCGACCGACTCCGGGAGCGGTGGCGGTGGCACTTCCTGATCAAGGCGGATCGCGCCGCGACGCTCGGCGGCGTGCTGCGCTTCCTCGGCGAGCAGCGGGGCCAGCCCGGCTCCGGTCTCCGGCTCGAGATCGACCGCGATCCCGAGGCGCTCCTGTGA
- a CDS encoding RNA polymerase sigma factor RpoD/SigA: MDREGLSPNILERYLEELGRYPLLSPSEERETARSARSGDTSALDRLIRANLRFVISVARRYRNKGLSFLDLIQEGNVGLVIAARKFDPDHGVKFISYAVWWIRQAILSAIAKQGRPVRVPLNRATELARMIRARGELRQTLDREPSDQELADETGLTMPTVALLRRLNAREVRLDARIGAADDSDLAERFLADETDVEEVVEQRMLKRHIAEGLRRLRPRDARVVRLYYGLQGEDPHTLEQIGRLLGVTRERVRQLRDRALRELREGPEGQSLATFAT, from the coding sequence ATGGATCGCGAGGGTTTGTCGCCGAACATCCTTGAACGCTACCTCGAGGAGCTGGGTCGCTATCCGCTCCTGAGCCCCAGCGAGGAACGTGAGACCGCCCGCTCGGCTCGCAGCGGCGACACCTCCGCCCTCGACCGTCTCATCCGCGCGAATCTGCGCTTCGTCATCTCCGTCGCCCGACGTTACCGCAACAAGGGGCTGAGCTTCCTCGACCTCATCCAGGAGGGGAACGTCGGCCTGGTCATCGCTGCCCGGAAGTTCGACCCGGACCACGGCGTGAAGTTCATCAGCTACGCCGTGTGGTGGATTCGTCAGGCGATCCTGTCCGCCATCGCGAAGCAGGGCAGGCCCGTGCGCGTGCCTCTCAACCGGGCGACCGAGCTGGCGCGCATGATCCGCGCGCGGGGCGAACTGCGTCAGACCCTCGACCGCGAGCCCAGCGATCAGGAGCTTGCGGACGAGACGGGGCTGACGATGCCCACGGTCGCGCTGCTGCGGAGGCTGAACGCGCGCGAGGTTCGACTCGACGCGCGGATCGGGGCCGCCGACGACAGCGACCTCGCCGAGCGGTTTCTCGCGGACGAAACGGACGTCGAGGAAGTCGTCGAACAGCGCATGCTGAAGCGGCACATCGCCGAGGGTCTGCGCCGCCTGCGGCCCCGCGACGCGCGCGTCGTCCGGCTGTACTACGGACTGCAGGGCGAGGACCCGCACACGCTGGAGCAGATCGGCCGCCTGCTGGGCGTGACGCGCGAACGCGTCCGGCAGCTTCGGGACCGGGCGCTCCGGGAGTTGCGGGAAGGTCCCGAGGGACAGAGCCTCGCGACCTTCGCGACGTAG
- a CDS encoding phosphoribosylanthranilate isomerase, translated as MSQPKPAVKICCIGSPEEAALAARCGATAIGLVSAMPSGPGVIDEAMIRRIAAAAPRDVATFLLTSRTDPEEIAAQQRRIRADALQLVDRLESEALRSLRRRLPGVSLVQVVHVRGEDSVEEAVAVAPLVDAVLLDSGNPDLPVRQLGGTGRVHDWSHSRAIVERAGCPVYLAGGLRPTNVAAALRAVRPFGVDVCSGVRTDGRLDEGLLRGFMRAARGSEKD; from the coding sequence CTGAGCCAGCCGAAGCCGGCGGTCAAGATCTGCTGCATCGGGAGTCCCGAGGAGGCCGCGCTCGCCGCCCGCTGCGGGGCCACGGCGATCGGGCTCGTGTCGGCGATGCCGAGCGGGCCGGGGGTCATCGACGAGGCCATGATCCGCCGCATAGCGGCCGCGGCCCCGCGCGACGTCGCGACCTTCCTGCTCACGTCGCGGACGGATCCCGAGGAGATCGCGGCCCAGCAGCGCCGGATCCGGGCCGACGCGCTCCAGCTCGTGGACCGGCTTGAGTCCGAAGCGCTCCGCAGCCTGCGCCGGCGTCTGCCGGGCGTCTCGCTCGTTCAGGTCGTCCACGTCCGGGGGGAGGACTCGGTGGAGGAGGCGGTCGCGGTGGCGCCGCTGGTCGATGCGGTTCTGCTCGACTCGGGCAACCCGGACCTCCCCGTGCGGCAACTCGGGGGCACGGGTCGCGTCCACGACTGGAGCCACAGCCGCGCCATCGTCGAACGGGCCGGCTGCCCCGTCTACCTCGCGGGCGGCCTCCGTCCAACCAACGTGGCCGCGGCCCTGCGGGCGGTCCGTCCCTTCGGCGTGGATGTCTGCTCGGGAGTGAGAACGGACGGACGACTCGATGAAGGGCTGCTGCGAGGCTTCATGCGGGCAGCGAGAGGCAGCGAGAAAGATTAG